A DNA window from Naumovozyma dairenensis CBS 421 chromosome 7, complete genome contains the following coding sequences:
- the UTR2 gene encoding chitin transglycosylase UTR2 (similar to Saccharomyces cerevisiae UTR2 (YEL040W); ancestral locus Anc_1.483) has product MRGSLFYLLSLATLIVKTGAVTTCNATKSCPEDLPCCSQGGECGKGNYCLGDCNPSFSFDIDSCMPVPVCKDSSTKFNGYSSKMLNEYTYLGNVSSAEWLYSGNVIDYDDEESLILAMPKNSGGSLLTSTRALWYGKVSVRMKASHLAGVITAMTLFSGVQDEIDYEFVGADIEKVQTNYYWQGSLNWTNSANITVDDVFDNYHIYEIDWHEDHITWSVDGVVGRTLFKNDTYNSTTKEYRFPQTPSKVHLSIWPGGNATNAPGTIAWAGGEIDWDSTDITETGYYYAILNEVNVTCYDPPSGTKKNGTKAYKYVDTDGFSEKSVMITDDEVMLGSYNGTGNDPMLTTSISVSSSSSSSSSSSSSSSSSSKTSSHSSSKSSTSSSRTTSSSSSSTPRSSSQSSASSVTSTGNRAATDIASQSNSSSSSATSSQNNASVINVTNLLTIFSVIVGYLI; this is encoded by the coding sequence ATGCGAGgatcattattttatttgcTAAGTTTAGCAACGCTAATTGTCAAAACTGGTGCTGTCACAACTTGTAATGCAACTAAATCATGTCCTGAAGACTTACCATGTTGTTCGCAAGGTGGTGAATGTGGTAAGGGTAATTATTGTCTAGGTGATTGTAACCCATCCTTCTCCTTTGATATAGATTCATGTATGCCAGTACCAGTTTGTAAAGATAGTTCTACAAAATTTAATGGTTATTCTTCTAAGATGCTAAATGAATATACTTATTTGGGTAATGTCAGTAGTGCAGAATGGTTATATTCTGGTAACGTTAttgattatgatgatgaggaaaGTTTAATTTTAGCAATGCCCAAAAATAGTGGTGGTTCGCTGTTAACATCTACAAGAGCCTTATGGTACGGTAAAGTCAGCGTAAGAATGAAAGCATCTCATTTAGCTGGTGTTATTACAGCTATGACATTATTTTCTGGCGTCcaagatgaaattgattacGAATTTGTTGGTGCCGATATAGAAAAAGTTCAAACTAATTATTATTGGCAAGGTAGCCTGAATTGGACTAATAGTGCCAATATCACAGTAGATGATGTTTTTGATAACTATcatatatatgaaattgACTGGCACGAAGATCATATCACTTGGTCTGTCGATGGTGTAGTAGGGAGAACGctatttaaaaatgatacTTATAATTCGACGACAAAAGAATACCGTTTCCCTCAAACGCCTTCAAAAGTCCACTTATCTATCTGGCCAGGTGGGAATGCAACAAATGCACCAGGTACCATTGCATGGGCTGGTGGTGAAATCGATTGGGATTCTACAGATATAACTGAAACAGGTTATTACTATGCTATTCTAAATGAAGTCAACGTGACTTGTTATGATCCACCATCAGGTACTAAGAAGAATGGTACTAAGGCATATAAATATGTTGATACAGACGGTTTTTCAGAGAAAAGTGTTATGATCACAGATGATGAAGTCATGTTAGGATCTTATAACGGTACAGGTAACGATCCGATGTTAACAACTTCAATAAGTGTGTCTTCTAGCAGctcatcttcatcctcTTCATCCTCCTCCTCTAGTTCTTCGAGCAAAACTTCATCGCACTCTTCTTCTAAATCCAGCACATCCTCATCCAGGACTacatcatcgtcatcatcatccacTCCTAGAAGTTCTTCACAATCGTCAGCTTCTTCAGTAACATCAACAGGGAATAGAGCTGCCACTGACATAGCTAGTCAAagtaattcttcttcatcaagCGCCACCAGCTCACAAAATAATGCTTCCGTGATTAATGTAACGAACTTATTGACAATTTTCAGTGTGATCGTAGgttatttaatttaa
- the CYC7 gene encoding cytochrome c isoform 2 (similar to Saccharomyces cerevisiae CYC7 (YEL039C) and CYC1 (YJR048W); ancestral locus Anc_1.482), whose protein sequence is MPPKKESTGFTPGSEKKGATLFKTRCLQCHTVEEGGPNKVGPNLHGIFGRTSGQAPGYSYTDANIKKNVKWDENNMSEYLTNPKKYIPGTKMAFGGLKKDKDRNDLITYLKKATE, encoded by the coding sequence atgCCTCCAAAGAAAGAATCAACCGGATTTACACCAGGTTCAGAAAAGAAAGGTGCTACGCTTTTCAAGACCAGATGTTTACAGTGTCATACAGTCGAAGAAGGTGGACCAAATAAAGTGGGTCCTAATCTACATGGTATATTTGGTCGTACTTCCGGTCAAGCCCCTGGATATTCCTATACAGATGCtaatattaagaaaaacGTTAAATGggatgaaaataatatgtcTGAATACTTAACAAATCcgaagaaatatattccaGGTACAAAAATGGCTTTCGGTGGGTTAAAGAAAGATAAGGATAGAAATGATTTGATTACATACTTGAAAAAAGCAACTGAATAA
- the UTR4 gene encoding putative acireductone synthase UTR4 (similar to Saccharomyces cerevisiae UTR4 (YEL038W); ancestral locus Anc_1.481), with protein sequence MMNKRGNNDYYCYVRSIYQSCIMTYQVYLLDIEGTVCPIAFVKDVLFPYFASQVPLLTHSKDGKIIELLSQFGIENDDELTKHILDLVNRDVKDSILKNLQGHVWAKGYETGEIKAPIYSDAIQFIERYGDVSGCKETKIYIYSSGSVKAQKLLFAHVEGGDSKEVLDLQPYINGYFDINTSGKKTEIQSYVNILKDINMVEAPEKVLFLSDNPLELDAAKIAGISTGLALRPGNVPVPNMDKYSQYSEFSSL encoded by the coding sequence ATGATGAACAAAAGAGGAAATAATGACTACTATTGTTATGTTAGATCAATCTACCAATCCTGTATTATGACTTATCAAGTATATCTGTTAGACATTGAAGGGACTGTTTGTCCCATTGCATTCGTTAAAGATGTCCTTTTCCCATATTTTGCGTCACAAGTCCCACTTTTGACACATTCCAAGGATGGCAAGATCATTGAACTTTTATCACAATTTggtattgaaaatgatgatgaattgacTAAGCATATCTTAGATCTAGTTAATCGTGATGTCAAGGATTCCATCCTGAAGAATTTACAAGGTCATGTTTGGGCTAAAGGATATGAAACTGGAGAGATTAAAGCACCAATTTATTCCGATGctattcaatttattgaaagataCGGGGATGTCTCTGGTTgtaaagaaacaaaaatttatatttattcaaGTGGATCCGTGAAAGCTCAAAAATTACTATTTGCCCATGTTGAAGGAGGAGATTCAAAAGAGGTCCTTGACTTGCAGCCTTACATTAATGGATACTTTGATATTAATACATCTGGGAAGAAAACTGAAATTCAATCTtatgtaaatattcttaAGGATATAAATATGGTTGAAGCACCAGAGAAAGTATTGTTTTTAAGTGACAATCCATTAGAATTAGATGCAGCCAAAATTGCTGGTATATCTACTGGATTAGCACTTAGACCAGGTAATGTTCCAGTTCCAAATATGGATAAGTATAGTCAATATAGTGAATTCTCTTCTCTATGA
- the RAD23 gene encoding Rad23p (similar to Saccharomyces cerevisiae RAD23 (YEL037C); ancestral locus Anc_1.480): MVNVIFKDFKKEKIPLDLEPSNTILDVKSQLAQAKACEESQIKIIYSGKVLQDGQTVEECQLKEGDQIIFMISKKKSTVTKVTEPPAAAAAQAQAPGANPEITTASNSATPGLIETAAASGTPEGTPQTGNDTTASASANTATDAGAPATTTAATELSPSSAGFVTGTQRNETVERIMEMGYEREEVERALRAAFNNPDRAVEYLLMGIPENLQQQHQQQQQQPTQASPQNIANEGSATATATGDDAHAEEPPAEDDLFAQAAQGSGNAGSAGSAVGGSTGEGTPGSIGLTIQDLLSLRQAVSGDPESLSSLLENLSTRYPQLREQIMSNPQTFISMLLEAVGDNLQSLEGLGDIGGDLGEINEGDNDTMGEASAAPPTIQLTPEDEQAISRLCELGFERSLVIQVYFACDKNEEIAANMLFSDYAD; encoded by the coding sequence ATGGTTAATGTTATATTTAAGGATTTCAAGAAGGAGAAGATACCTTTAGATTTAGAGCCATCGAATACAATCTTAGATGTCAAGTCTCAATTAGCTCAAGCTAAAGCATGCGAAGAATCacaaatcaaaataatttactCGGGGAAAGTACTACAGGATGGTCAAACTGTTGAAGAATGTCAATTAAAGGAAGGTGatcaaatcatttttatGATCTCGAAGAAGAAGTCTACCGTGACTAAAGTGACAGAACCTCCAGCTGCAGCTGCAGCTCAAGCTCAAGCTCCAGGTGCTAACCCAGAAATTACTACTGCATCGAACTCAGCTACACCAGGACTCATCGAAACTGCTGCGGCATCAGGGACTCCAGAAGGGACACCACAAACTGGGAACGATACTACTGCATCAGCTTCTGCTAATACGGCAACAGATGCTGGTGCTCCTGCTACCACTACTGCTGCTACAGAACTATCGCCATCATCAGCAGGCTTTGTTACAGGAACACAACGTAACGAAACTGTCGAAAGAATCATGGAAATGGGGTACGAAAGAGAAGAAGTTGAACGTGCATTGAGAGCAGCTTTTAATAATCCAGACAGAGCTGTCGAATATTTATTGATGGGTATTCCAGAAAATCTTCAACAACAgcaccaacaacaacaacaacaaccgACTCAAGCTTCACCACAAAATATCGCTAATGAGGGATCTGCAACAGCTACTGCCACTGGAGATGATGCGCATGCGGAAGAACCACCTGCTGAAGATGATTTGTTTGCACAAGCGGCTCAAGGTTCTGGAAATGCAGGAAGTGCAGGTAGTGCTGTCGGTGGATCCACCGGTGAGGGAACACCAGGTTCCATTGGTTTAACCATTCAAGATTTATTGTCGTTAAGACAAGCTGTGTCTGGTGACCCagaatcattatcatcattattggaaaatttgaGTACAAGATATCCTCAACTTCGTGAACAAATAATGTCCAATCCACAAACTTTCATTTCCATGTTATTAGAAGCTGTCGGTGATAACTTACAAAGTTTAGAAGGACTAGGTGATATTGGTGGGGACTTAGGAGAAATCAATGAGGGGGATAATGATACTATGGGAGAAGCTTCTGCTGCACCTCCAACCATTCAATTAACACCTGAAGATGAACAAGCAATCTCTCGTTTATGTGAACTAGGATTTGAACGTTCTCTTGTCATCCAAGTTTATTTTGCATGtgataaaaatgaagaaatcgCCGCCAATATGTTATTCAGTGATTATGctgattga
- the ANP1 gene encoding Anp1p (similar to Saccharomyces cerevisiae ANP1 (YEL036C); ancestral locus Anc_1.479): MEHIKRFKLKHTLISPTTISIAGTLLTLYFLSKFLFSISPSIANIITFPITLISIIFSPSSSTISESSSTSIFLNPYVPNFRNNPGVEFYDLANYQGNKDGWQKNDRILFCVPLRDAAEHLPMFFDHLNKMSYPHNSIDLSFLVSDSSDDTMGVLLSNLQNAQSQQDKSKRFGNIEIFEKDFGQVIGQSFSDRHGFAAQGPRRKLMARARNWLGSVAIKPYHSWVYWRDVDVETIPRTIMEDLMHHDKDVIVPNVWRPLPDWLGNIQPYDLNSWKESEGGLQLADTLGEDDVIVEGYPEYATWRSHLAYMRDPNGNPEDEMELDGIGGVSILAKAKVFRTGSHFPAFSFEKHAETEAFGKLSRKMNYNVIGLPHYVIWHIYEPSKEDLKHMAWMAEEEKRKLEEEKLEEFYDKIWEIGFDDVREDWETERDSILKNIDFKGSENDIFVDWSDDPENENNDKANKANSNQNAKNGQGNGEGASGDNPGQAQYPKEVPLEFDPDKN; this comes from the coding sequence atggagCACATTAAAAGGTTTAAACTCAAACATACACTCATAAGTCCTACGACAATAAGTATAGCGGGTACTCTATTGacattatatttcttatcaaaatttttgTTCTCAATATCACCTTCCATTGctaatattattacatttCCTATAAcattaatatcaataatattttcaccTTCATCATCTACAATATCAGAATCATCATCCACATCAATCTTTTTAAACCCCTACGTACCAAATTTTAGAAATAATCCTGGTGTAGAATTTTATGATCTGGCTAATTATCAAGGTAATAAAGATGGATGGCAAAAAAATGACCGAATCTTATTTTGTGTCCCATTAAGAGATGCAGCTGAACATTTACCCATGTTCTTTGatcatttaaataagaTGTCATATCCACATAATTCCATTGACCTTTCCTTTTTAGTTAGTGATTCATCAGATGATACCATGGgtgtattattatctaatttaCAAAACGCTCAATCTCAACAAGATAAATCCAAAAGATTTGGTaacattgaaattttcGAAAAGGATTTTGGTCAAGTTATTGGTCAATCATTCTCTGATAGACATGGATTTGCAGCTCAAGGtccaagaagaaaattaatgGCAAGAGCTCGTAATTGGTTGGGTTCCGTGGCTATTAAACCTTATCATTCATGGGTTTATTGGAGAGATGTAGATGTAGAAACTATCCCAAGAACCATTATGGAAGATTTAATGCATCATGATAAAGATGTCATTGTTCCAAACGTTTGGAGACCATTACCTGATTGGTTAGGAAATATTCAACCATatgatttaaattcttGGAAGGAATCAGAAGGTGGATTACAATTAGCTGATACATTAGGTGAAGATGATGTTATTGTGGAAGGGTATCCTGAATATGCAACATGGAGATCACATTTAGCTTATATGAGAGATCCAAATGGGAATCCAGAAGATGAAATGGAATTGGATGGTATTGGTGGTGTTTCCATCTTGGCAAAGGCAAAAGTTTTCAGAACGGGATCTCATTTCCCAGCATTctcatttgaaaaacatGCTGAAACTGAGGCATTTGGGAAATTATCACGTAAGATGAACTACAATGTTATTGGATTACCTCATTATGTCATATGGCATATTTATGAGCCATCAAAGGAGGATTTGAAACATATGGCTTGGATGgctgaagaagagaaaCGAAAATTAGAGGAAGAGAAATTAGAAGAGTTTTATGATAAGATTTGGGAAATTGGATTTGATGATGTCAGAGAAGATTGGGAAACGGAAAGAGATTCCATCCTGAAAAACATTGATTTTAAAGGGtctgaaaatgatatattcGTTGATTGGTCAGATGATccagaaaatgaaaataatgataaagcTAACAAAgcaaattcaaatcaaaatgCAAAGAATGGACAAGGTAATGGTGAAGGAGCCTCTGGTGATAACCCTGGCCAAGCTCAATATCCAAAGGAAGTCCCATTAGAATTTGATCCTGATAAGAATTga